From the genome of Callithrix jacchus isolate 240 chromosome 7, calJac240_pri, whole genome shotgun sequence, one region includes:
- the CC2D1B gene encoding coiled-coil and C2 domain-containing protein 1B isoform X1: MPGPRPRKGPPASGQGMATAKQLGLFVEFGPEDMLLGMDEAEDDEDLEAELLALTGEAQPTSKKPAPKEQAPLPMAHIEKLAADCMQDVEEEEEEGLEEDAELLTELQEVLGVDEETEPLDGDEAAVPGSSEEEGLEDTEPPVQTAFLKASALAAQAGASQGLHTLLEERIRNYREAAASAKEGGEAAKARRCDRGLKTLESQLAAVRRGRKINEDEIPPPVALGKRPRVPEEPANRSPEADPPAPPVLESDNPSQPETSLPGISAQPDSEPDPRALLSSRQREYKVAALSAKRAGDLDRARELMRIGKRFGAVLEALEKGQPVDLSAMPPAPEDLNPWQASKAPTAPSVIPPAVERVQPVMAPDVPATPVAPTESQTVLDALHQRLNKYREAGIQARSGGDERKARMHERIAKQYQDAIRAHQAGRKVKFAELPVPPGFPPIPGLEPTMGVEEDTVAATLAAAEKLASAEDTAPADEDEDEPPGHLQGEPPAQAPVAKRPARPAVPSSQPLPEPKASSSKESPSPSVREQLALLEARKLQYQRAALQAKRSQDLEQAKAHLRVSKHLEAQIIQARAGRSVDLSKVPSPLTDEEGDFILIHHEDLRLSQKAEEVYAQLQKMLLEQQEKCLLFSKQFMHQGNVAETTRFEKLAQDCKKQLEILQLAQAQGLDPPGHHFELKTFQTVRIFSELNSTEMHLIIVRGLNLPAPPGVTPDDLDAFVRFEFHYPNSEQAQKSKTAVVKNTNSPEFDQLFKLNINRNHRGFKRVIQSKGIKFEIFHKGSFFRSDKLVGTAHLKLERLENECEIREIVEVLDGRKPTGGKLEVKVRLREPLSGQDMQTVTENWLVLDPRGL; encoded by the exons ATGCCAGGGCCAAGACCTCGGAAGGGCCCTCCGGCCAGTGGCCAAGGCATGGCCACTGCCAAGCAG CTGGGGCTCTTTGTGGAGTTTGGCCCTGAAGACATGCTGCTGGGCATGGATGAGGCTGAAGATGATGAGGACCTGGAGGCTGAGCTGCTGGCCCTCACAGGGGAAGCACAACCCACCAGCAAGAAGCCAGCACCCAAGGAGCAGG CCCCCCTGCCCATGGCCCACATTGAGAAGTTGGCAGCAGACTGTATGCAggatgtggaggaggaggaggaggaagggctggAGGAAGATGCAGAGCTGCTG ACGGAGCTACAGGAGGTCTTAGGTGTGGACGAGGAGACTGAGCCCCTGGATGGTGATGAGGCAGCTGTCCCAGGCAGCTCTGAGGAGGAGGGCCTGGAAGACACTGAACCTCCAGTGCAGACAGCCTTCCTGAAAGCCTCAGCCCTAGCAGCTCAG GCCGGAGCATCTCAGGGGCTACACACTTTGCTGGAGGAACGGATTCGCAACTACCGGGAGGCTGCAGCCAGCGCCAAGGAGGGAGGCGAAGCAGCCAAAGCCAGGCGCTGTGACCGTGGCCTGAAG ACCTTGGAGTCACAGCTAGCTGCTGTGAGGAGAGGCAGAAAGATCAATGAGGATGAGATCCCACCTCCAGTGGCCTTAGGAAAGAGGCCCCGGGTCCCTGAGGAACCAGCCAACAGGAGCCCCGAGGCAGACCCTCCAGCTCCCCCTGTCTTGGAGTCAG ACAACCCCTCCCAACCTGAGACCAGCCTCCCTGGCATTTCTGCCCAGCCCGATTCAGAACCAGACCCGCGGGCCCTGCTGTCATCCCGACAGAGAGAGTACAAAGTGGCTGCCCTCAGTGCCAAGCGGGCTGGAGATCTAGACCGGGCCAGAGAGCTCATGAGGATTGGGAAG AGATTTGGTGCTGTCCTGGAGGCCCTGGAGAAGGGGCAGCCTGTGGATCTGAGTGCCATGCCCCCGGCACCTGAGG ATCTGAATCCCTGGCAGGCTTCTAAGGCCCCCACAGCACCCTCAGTCATTCCCCCAGCCGTGGAGCGAGTGCAGCCAGTGATGGCCCCTGACGTCCCGGCAACCCCAG TGGCCCCTACAGAGTCACAGACAGTGCTGGATGCCCTGCACCAGAGACTGAACAAGTACCGCGAGGCGGGCATCCAGGCCCGGAGTGGTGGTGATGAGCGCAAGGCGCGAATGCACGAGCGCATTGCCAAG CAATATCAAGATGCTATTCGAGCACACCAAGCAGGACGGAAAGTCAAGTTTGCTGAGTTGCCTGTTCCTCCAG GATTTCCCCCAATCCCTGGCCTGGAGCCCACTATGGGTGTTGAGGAGGACACGGTGGCAGCAACACTGGCAGCTGCAGAGAAACTGGCCTCCGCAGAGGATACAGCCCCAgctgatgaagatgaagatgag CCTCCTGGGCACCTGCAGGGCGAGCCCCCAGCACAGGCCCCAGTGGCCAAGAGACCTGCACGGCCTGCGGTCCCTTCATCCCAGCCCCTGCCTGAGCCCAAGGCCTCAAGTTCTAAGGAGTCACCGAGTCCATCTG TGCGGGAGCAGCTGGCACTGCTGGAGGCACGGAAACTGCAGTACCAGCGGGCAGCCCTGCAGGCCAAGCGAAGCCAGGACCTGGAGCAGGCCAAAGCCCATCTGCGAGTGTCCAAACATCTTGAGGCTCAGATCATCCAGGCCCGAGCTGGCAGATCTGTTGATCTATCCAAG GTGCCTTCACCCTTGACTGATGAGGAGGGTGACTTCATCCTCATCCACCACGAGGACCTGCGACTCTCCCAGAAGGCCGAGGAGGTGTATGCCCAGCTGCAAAAAATGCTTCTGGAGCAACAAGAG AAGTGCCTGCTGTTCTCCAAGCAGTTTATGCACCAGGGCAATGTGGCTGAGACCACCCG ATTTGAGAAGCTTGCTCAGGACTGCAAGAAACAGCTGGAGATACTGCAGCTGGCCCAGGCTCAGGGCCTCGACCCTCCCGGCCACCACTTTGAGTTGAAGACATTCCAGACTGTGAG GATCTTCTCAGAACTCAACAGCACAGAAATGCATCTGATCATTGTCCGGGGACTGAACCTACCAGCCCCTCCAG gGGTGACTCCCGATGACCTGGATGCTTTTGTGCGGTTTGAGTTTCATTACCCTAACTCG GAGCAggctcaaaaaagcaaaacagctgTGGTGAAGAACACAAACTCTCCAG AATTTGATCAACTCTTCAAACTAAACATCAACCGAAACCACCGGGGCTTCAAGAGGGTGATCCAGAGCAAAGGCATCAAGTTTGAGATCTTCCACAAGGG GTCCTTCTTCAGAAGCGACAAGCTAGTTGGCACAGCACACCTGAAACTGGAGCggctggagaatgagtgtgagatCAGAGAAATTGTGGAG GTCCTAGATGGAAGGAAGCCCACTGGGGGAAAGCTGGAGGTGAAGGTGAGGCTGCGGGAGCCTCTGAGTGGCCAGGACATGCAGACGGTCACTGAGAACTGGCTGGTCCTGGATCCCAGGGGCTTGTGA
- the CC2D1B gene encoding coiled-coil and C2 domain-containing protein 1B isoform X2 → MPGPRPRKGPPASGQGMATAKQLGLFVEFGPEDMLLGMDEAEDDEDLEAELLALTGEAQPTSKKPAPKEQAPLPMAHIEKLAADCMQDVEEEEEEGLEEDAELLTELQEVLGVDEETEPLDGDEAAVPGSSEEEGLEDTEPPVQTAFLKASALAAQAGASQGLHTLLEERIRNYREAAASAKEGGEAAKARRCDRGLKTLESQLAAVRRGRKINEDEIPPPVALGKRPRVPEEPANRSPEADPPAPPVLESDNPSQPETSLPGISAQPDSEPDPRALLSSRQREYKVAALSAKRAGDLDRARELMRIGKRFGAVLEALEKGQPVDLSAMPPAPEDLNPWQASKAPTAPSVIPPAVERVQPVMAPDVPATPVAPTESQTVLDALHQRLNKYREAGIQARSGGDERKARMHERIAKQYQDAIRAHQAGRKVKFAELPVPPGFPPIPGLEPTMGVEEDTVAATLAAAEKLASAEDTAPADEDEDEPPGHLQGEPPAQAPVAKRPARPAVPSSQPLPEPKASSSKESPSPSVREQLALLEARKLQYQRAALQAKRSQDLEQAKAHLRVSKHLEAQIIQARAGRSVDLSKVPSPLTDEEGDFILIHHEDLRLSQKAEEVYAQLQKMLLEQQEKCLLFSKQFMHQGNVAETTRFEKLAQDCKKQLEILQLAQAQGLDPPGHHFELKTFQTVRIFSELNSTEMHLIIVRGLNLPAPPGVTPDDLDAFVRFEFHYPNSAQKSKTAVVKNTNSPEFDQLFKLNINRNHRGFKRVIQSKGIKFEIFHKGSFFRSDKLVGTAHLKLERLENECEIREIVEVLDGRKPTGGKLEVKVRLREPLSGQDMQTVTENWLVLDPRGL, encoded by the exons ATGCCAGGGCCAAGACCTCGGAAGGGCCCTCCGGCCAGTGGCCAAGGCATGGCCACTGCCAAGCAG CTGGGGCTCTTTGTGGAGTTTGGCCCTGAAGACATGCTGCTGGGCATGGATGAGGCTGAAGATGATGAGGACCTGGAGGCTGAGCTGCTGGCCCTCACAGGGGAAGCACAACCCACCAGCAAGAAGCCAGCACCCAAGGAGCAGG CCCCCCTGCCCATGGCCCACATTGAGAAGTTGGCAGCAGACTGTATGCAggatgtggaggaggaggaggaggaagggctggAGGAAGATGCAGAGCTGCTG ACGGAGCTACAGGAGGTCTTAGGTGTGGACGAGGAGACTGAGCCCCTGGATGGTGATGAGGCAGCTGTCCCAGGCAGCTCTGAGGAGGAGGGCCTGGAAGACACTGAACCTCCAGTGCAGACAGCCTTCCTGAAAGCCTCAGCCCTAGCAGCTCAG GCCGGAGCATCTCAGGGGCTACACACTTTGCTGGAGGAACGGATTCGCAACTACCGGGAGGCTGCAGCCAGCGCCAAGGAGGGAGGCGAAGCAGCCAAAGCCAGGCGCTGTGACCGTGGCCTGAAG ACCTTGGAGTCACAGCTAGCTGCTGTGAGGAGAGGCAGAAAGATCAATGAGGATGAGATCCCACCTCCAGTGGCCTTAGGAAAGAGGCCCCGGGTCCCTGAGGAACCAGCCAACAGGAGCCCCGAGGCAGACCCTCCAGCTCCCCCTGTCTTGGAGTCAG ACAACCCCTCCCAACCTGAGACCAGCCTCCCTGGCATTTCTGCCCAGCCCGATTCAGAACCAGACCCGCGGGCCCTGCTGTCATCCCGACAGAGAGAGTACAAAGTGGCTGCCCTCAGTGCCAAGCGGGCTGGAGATCTAGACCGGGCCAGAGAGCTCATGAGGATTGGGAAG AGATTTGGTGCTGTCCTGGAGGCCCTGGAGAAGGGGCAGCCTGTGGATCTGAGTGCCATGCCCCCGGCACCTGAGG ATCTGAATCCCTGGCAGGCTTCTAAGGCCCCCACAGCACCCTCAGTCATTCCCCCAGCCGTGGAGCGAGTGCAGCCAGTGATGGCCCCTGACGTCCCGGCAACCCCAG TGGCCCCTACAGAGTCACAGACAGTGCTGGATGCCCTGCACCAGAGACTGAACAAGTACCGCGAGGCGGGCATCCAGGCCCGGAGTGGTGGTGATGAGCGCAAGGCGCGAATGCACGAGCGCATTGCCAAG CAATATCAAGATGCTATTCGAGCACACCAAGCAGGACGGAAAGTCAAGTTTGCTGAGTTGCCTGTTCCTCCAG GATTTCCCCCAATCCCTGGCCTGGAGCCCACTATGGGTGTTGAGGAGGACACGGTGGCAGCAACACTGGCAGCTGCAGAGAAACTGGCCTCCGCAGAGGATACAGCCCCAgctgatgaagatgaagatgag CCTCCTGGGCACCTGCAGGGCGAGCCCCCAGCACAGGCCCCAGTGGCCAAGAGACCTGCACGGCCTGCGGTCCCTTCATCCCAGCCCCTGCCTGAGCCCAAGGCCTCAAGTTCTAAGGAGTCACCGAGTCCATCTG TGCGGGAGCAGCTGGCACTGCTGGAGGCACGGAAACTGCAGTACCAGCGGGCAGCCCTGCAGGCCAAGCGAAGCCAGGACCTGGAGCAGGCCAAAGCCCATCTGCGAGTGTCCAAACATCTTGAGGCTCAGATCATCCAGGCCCGAGCTGGCAGATCTGTTGATCTATCCAAG GTGCCTTCACCCTTGACTGATGAGGAGGGTGACTTCATCCTCATCCACCACGAGGACCTGCGACTCTCCCAGAAGGCCGAGGAGGTGTATGCCCAGCTGCAAAAAATGCTTCTGGAGCAACAAGAG AAGTGCCTGCTGTTCTCCAAGCAGTTTATGCACCAGGGCAATGTGGCTGAGACCACCCG ATTTGAGAAGCTTGCTCAGGACTGCAAGAAACAGCTGGAGATACTGCAGCTGGCCCAGGCTCAGGGCCTCGACCCTCCCGGCCACCACTTTGAGTTGAAGACATTCCAGACTGTGAG GATCTTCTCAGAACTCAACAGCACAGAAATGCATCTGATCATTGTCCGGGGACTGAACCTACCAGCCCCTCCAG gGGTGACTCCCGATGACCTGGATGCTTTTGTGCGGTTTGAGTTTCATTACCCTAACTCG gctcaaaaaagcaaaacagctgTGGTGAAGAACACAAACTCTCCAG AATTTGATCAACTCTTCAAACTAAACATCAACCGAAACCACCGGGGCTTCAAGAGGGTGATCCAGAGCAAAGGCATCAAGTTTGAGATCTTCCACAAGGG GTCCTTCTTCAGAAGCGACAAGCTAGTTGGCACAGCACACCTGAAACTGGAGCggctggagaatgagtgtgagatCAGAGAAATTGTGGAG GTCCTAGATGGAAGGAAGCCCACTGGGGGAAAGCTGGAGGTGAAGGTGAGGCTGCGGGAGCCTCTGAGTGGCCAGGACATGCAGACGGTCACTGAGAACTGGCTGGTCCTGGATCCCAGGGGCTTGTGA
- the CC2D1B gene encoding coiled-coil and C2 domain-containing protein 1B isoform X6 has protein sequence MPGPRPRKGPPASGQGMATAKQLGLFVEFGPEDMLLGMDEAEDDEDLEAELLALTGEAQPTSKKPAPKEQAPLPMAHIEKLAADCMQDVEEEEEEGLEEDAELLTELQEVLGVDEETEPLDGDEAAVPGSSEEEGLEDTEPPVQTAFLKASALAAQAGASQGLHTLLEERIRNYREAAASAKEGGEAAKARRCDRGLKTLESQLAAVRRGRKINEDEIPPPVALGKRPRVPEEPANRSPEADPPAPPVLESDNPSQPETSLPGISAQPDSEPDPRALLSSRQREYKVAALSAKRAGDLDRARELMRIGKRFGAVLEALEKGQPVDLSAMPPAPEVAPTESQTVLDALHQRLNKYREAGIQARSGGDERKARMHERIAKQYQDAIRAHQAGRKVKFAELPVPPGFPPIPGLEPTMGVEEDTVAATLAAAEKLASAEDTAPADEDEDEGEPPAQAPVAKRPARPAVPSSQPLPEPKASSSKESPSPSVREQLALLEARKLQYQRAALQAKRSQDLEQAKAHLRVSKHLEAQIIQARAGRSVDLSKVPSPLTDEEGDFILIHHEDLRLSQKAEEVYAQLQKMLLEQQEKCLLFSKQFMHQGNVAETTRFEKLAQDCKKQLEILQLAQAQGLDPPGHHFELKTFQTVRIFSELNSTEMHLIIVRGLNLPAPPGVTPDDLDAFVRFEFHYPNSEQAQKSKTAVVKNTNSPEFDQLFKLNINRNHRGFKRVIQSKGIKFEIFHKGSFFRSDKLVGTAHLKLERLENECEIREIVEVLDGRKPTGGKLEVKVRLREPLSGQDMQTVTENWLVLDPRGL, from the exons ATGCCAGGGCCAAGACCTCGGAAGGGCCCTCCGGCCAGTGGCCAAGGCATGGCCACTGCCAAGCAG CTGGGGCTCTTTGTGGAGTTTGGCCCTGAAGACATGCTGCTGGGCATGGATGAGGCTGAAGATGATGAGGACCTGGAGGCTGAGCTGCTGGCCCTCACAGGGGAAGCACAACCCACCAGCAAGAAGCCAGCACCCAAGGAGCAGG CCCCCCTGCCCATGGCCCACATTGAGAAGTTGGCAGCAGACTGTATGCAggatgtggaggaggaggaggaggaagggctggAGGAAGATGCAGAGCTGCTG ACGGAGCTACAGGAGGTCTTAGGTGTGGACGAGGAGACTGAGCCCCTGGATGGTGATGAGGCAGCTGTCCCAGGCAGCTCTGAGGAGGAGGGCCTGGAAGACACTGAACCTCCAGTGCAGACAGCCTTCCTGAAAGCCTCAGCCCTAGCAGCTCAG GCCGGAGCATCTCAGGGGCTACACACTTTGCTGGAGGAACGGATTCGCAACTACCGGGAGGCTGCAGCCAGCGCCAAGGAGGGAGGCGAAGCAGCCAAAGCCAGGCGCTGTGACCGTGGCCTGAAG ACCTTGGAGTCACAGCTAGCTGCTGTGAGGAGAGGCAGAAAGATCAATGAGGATGAGATCCCACCTCCAGTGGCCTTAGGAAAGAGGCCCCGGGTCCCTGAGGAACCAGCCAACAGGAGCCCCGAGGCAGACCCTCCAGCTCCCCCTGTCTTGGAGTCAG ACAACCCCTCCCAACCTGAGACCAGCCTCCCTGGCATTTCTGCCCAGCCCGATTCAGAACCAGACCCGCGGGCCCTGCTGTCATCCCGACAGAGAGAGTACAAAGTGGCTGCCCTCAGTGCCAAGCGGGCTGGAGATCTAGACCGGGCCAGAGAGCTCATGAGGATTGGGAAG AGATTTGGTGCTGTCCTGGAGGCCCTGGAGAAGGGGCAGCCTGTGGATCTGAGTGCCATGCCCCCGGCACCTGAGG TGGCCCCTACAGAGTCACAGACAGTGCTGGATGCCCTGCACCAGAGACTGAACAAGTACCGCGAGGCGGGCATCCAGGCCCGGAGTGGTGGTGATGAGCGCAAGGCGCGAATGCACGAGCGCATTGCCAAG CAATATCAAGATGCTATTCGAGCACACCAAGCAGGACGGAAAGTCAAGTTTGCTGAGTTGCCTGTTCCTCCAG GATTTCCCCCAATCCCTGGCCTGGAGCCCACTATGGGTGTTGAGGAGGACACGGTGGCAGCAACACTGGCAGCTGCAGAGAAACTGGCCTCCGCAGAGGATACAGCCCCAgctgatgaagatgaagatgag GGCGAGCCCCCAGCACAGGCCCCAGTGGCCAAGAGACCTGCACGGCCTGCGGTCCCTTCATCCCAGCCCCTGCCTGAGCCCAAGGCCTCAAGTTCTAAGGAGTCACCGAGTCCATCTG TGCGGGAGCAGCTGGCACTGCTGGAGGCACGGAAACTGCAGTACCAGCGGGCAGCCCTGCAGGCCAAGCGAAGCCAGGACCTGGAGCAGGCCAAAGCCCATCTGCGAGTGTCCAAACATCTTGAGGCTCAGATCATCCAGGCCCGAGCTGGCAGATCTGTTGATCTATCCAAG GTGCCTTCACCCTTGACTGATGAGGAGGGTGACTTCATCCTCATCCACCACGAGGACCTGCGACTCTCCCAGAAGGCCGAGGAGGTGTATGCCCAGCTGCAAAAAATGCTTCTGGAGCAACAAGAG AAGTGCCTGCTGTTCTCCAAGCAGTTTATGCACCAGGGCAATGTGGCTGAGACCACCCG ATTTGAGAAGCTTGCTCAGGACTGCAAGAAACAGCTGGAGATACTGCAGCTGGCCCAGGCTCAGGGCCTCGACCCTCCCGGCCACCACTTTGAGTTGAAGACATTCCAGACTGTGAG GATCTTCTCAGAACTCAACAGCACAGAAATGCATCTGATCATTGTCCGGGGACTGAACCTACCAGCCCCTCCAG gGGTGACTCCCGATGACCTGGATGCTTTTGTGCGGTTTGAGTTTCATTACCCTAACTCG GAGCAggctcaaaaaagcaaaacagctgTGGTGAAGAACACAAACTCTCCAG AATTTGATCAACTCTTCAAACTAAACATCAACCGAAACCACCGGGGCTTCAAGAGGGTGATCCAGAGCAAAGGCATCAAGTTTGAGATCTTCCACAAGGG GTCCTTCTTCAGAAGCGACAAGCTAGTTGGCACAGCACACCTGAAACTGGAGCggctggagaatgagtgtgagatCAGAGAAATTGTGGAG GTCCTAGATGGAAGGAAGCCCACTGGGGGAAAGCTGGAGGTGAAGGTGAGGCTGCGGGAGCCTCTGAGTGGCCAGGACATGCAGACGGTCACTGAGAACTGGCTGGTCCTGGATCCCAGGGGCTTGTGA